From Pseudoalteromonas sp. DL-6, one genomic window encodes:
- a CDS encoding DUF6795 domain-containing protein yields MQGLPINKSSYSPQFTILFIIAYLIIFPATSQGGGMFSWFKKKKEVFLSPEVNGVVTKNGTPIADLEIIRALTYIDGVKRLDTTITDEDGHFHFPRKTIFSSIPNKLISGDRVHQKIVIEQDDNSIIGLWGATQPDIYEIPEYTDKLKFLNCELTNPLGRFEFKNNINKHLNRVATSICTWDEDYIPTWIMENGQEKYEIHNGNLNNLTERFTGKKVEL; encoded by the coding sequence ATGCAAGGATTGCCTATAAATAAATCTAGTTACAGTCCTCAATTCACTATTTTGTTTATTATTGCATATTTGATTATTTTCCCAGCCACTAGTCAAGGAGGAGGTATGTTTAGCTGGTTCAAAAAGAAAAAAGAAGTATTTCTAAGCCCTGAAGTCAATGGTGTTGTTACAAAAAATGGAACTCCCATTGCGGACTTAGAAATAATACGTGCACTAACCTATATAGACGGTGTAAAACGTTTAGACACAACTATTACAGATGAAGATGGTCACTTCCATTTCCCAAGAAAAACAATATTTTCCTCTATTCCGAATAAATTAATTTCCGGAGACCGCGTACACCAAAAAATTGTTATAGAACAAGATGATAATTCTATCATTGGTTTATGGGGAGCAACTCAGCCTGATATATACGAAATTCCTGAGTACACAGATAAATTAAAATTTCTAAATTGCGAACTAACTAATCCATTAGGAAGATTTGAATTTAAGAATAATATTAATAAGCACCTTAATAGAGTTGCGACAAGTATTTGCACATGGGACGAAGATTACATTCCCACATGGATTATGGAGAATGGTCAGGAAAAGTATGAAATTCATAATGGCAATTTGAATAATCTAACAGAACGTTTTACAGGGAAAAAGGTTGAACTATGA
- a CDS encoding DUF4112 domain-containing protein: MQKNNQASISQTEYKATIKRLEEFSRFTDSSIGIPFTKFKFGVESLIGLLPVIGDLAGLILSGYVLIEAQRLGVSKRVKSRIIINMLIDFVGGLIPFFGDIFDAMFKANTRNTRILKKHLTDKLTTNP; the protein is encoded by the coding sequence ATGCAAAAAAACAATCAAGCTTCCATCTCACAAACTGAATATAAAGCCACCATAAAACGACTCGAAGAGTTTAGCCGCTTTACTGATAGCAGTATTGGTATTCCGTTTACTAAATTTAAATTTGGTGTAGAGTCGCTGATTGGGCTTTTACCTGTGATAGGTGATTTAGCAGGGCTTATTTTGTCTGGCTATGTACTAATTGAAGCGCAGCGCTTAGGTGTTAGCAAGCGAGTAAAAAGCCGTATTATTATAAATATGTTGATTGATTTTGTTGGCGGGCTCATTCCATTTTTTGGAGATATTTTTGATGCCATGTTTAAAGCAAATACGCGTAACACCCGCATACTTAAAAAACATTTAACAGATAAGCTAACCACAAACCCATAA
- a CDS encoding 2'-5' RNA ligase family protein, protein MVKQHSSFLWLFISFTFLTLLATPASSYAKSISINVFAIPSKPIVELVANTSDELATHQITTFYQQGLPVHATLYLTDYPVEAQNEIKQVVERIVKEHQSFEIKANGFSVSPSNWAFINLEKSYQLQRLADEVTLKLEPLRDHQAPVPSWVKHYPNKLVAFERYGSPNVFQNFQPHLTLLANEQSAALALVKKALHAEPPQAQGEIIGIGIGVSDQFGQQKEILAKYFFDAK, encoded by the coding sequence ATGGTTAAACAACACAGCTCTTTTTTGTGGCTATTTATCTCTTTTACTTTTTTAACACTGTTGGCTACTCCTGCCAGCAGTTATGCAAAAAGCATAAGTATTAACGTATTTGCTATTCCTTCTAAGCCTATCGTTGAGCTAGTCGCTAACACCAGCGATGAATTGGCTACGCACCAAATAACTACGTTTTACCAACAAGGGTTACCCGTGCATGCCACCTTGTATTTAACTGATTATCCCGTTGAAGCACAAAACGAAATTAAGCAAGTGGTAGAGCGTATTGTAAAAGAGCATCAGTCGTTTGAGATAAAAGCCAATGGGTTTAGTGTGTCACCAAGTAATTGGGCATTTATAAATTTAGAAAAATCATATCAATTACAACGATTGGCAGATGAGGTTACCCTTAAGCTTGAGCCGCTTCGCGATCATCAAGCACCAGTGCCTAGTTGGGTAAAGCATTACCCTAATAAACTTGTGGCTTTTGAACGTTATGGCAGCCCTAATGTATTTCAGAATTTTCAGCCGCATTTAACACTACTCGCGAATGAACAAAGCGCAGCATTAGCGTTAGTAAAAAAAGCACTGCACGCTGAGCCACCGCAAGCACAAGGGGAAATAATTGGGATTGGAATTGGAGTGTCTGATCAATTTGGTCAACAAAAAGAAATACTCGCTAAGTACTTTTTTGATGCCAAATAA